Proteins found in one Polyangiaceae bacterium genomic segment:
- a CDS encoding DUF4442 domain-containing protein: MSWAENMTAFVGDVNASDKNLIREMWDRLHRLPGGKRVFSRMVGLAAPYTSTIDARVERLERGHSEVTMRDRRAVRNHLSCVHAIALANLAELTGNVAIAYSLPDDARFIVAGMSIDYDKKARGPLRARCDCPLVESSEKQEIEVPVVIEDRSGVVVTRATLRTLIGPKKRVS; the protein is encoded by the coding sequence ATGAGCTGGGCCGAGAACATGACGGCGTTCGTGGGGGACGTGAACGCATCGGACAAGAACCTGATCCGCGAGATGTGGGACCGGCTGCATCGATTGCCGGGTGGGAAGCGCGTGTTCTCGCGCATGGTGGGGCTCGCGGCGCCCTACACGAGCACCATCGATGCCCGCGTGGAACGTCTCGAGCGCGGCCACTCCGAGGTGACGATGCGTGACCGGCGTGCCGTGCGCAATCACCTGTCGTGCGTGCACGCCATCGCGCTGGCGAACCTGGCGGAGCTCACCGGCAACGTCGCCATCGCCTACTCCTTGCCGGACGACGCTCGCTTCATCGTGGCCGGCATGAGCATCGACTACGACAAGAAGGCACGGGGCCCACTACGGGCGCGCTGCGACTGCCCGTTGGTGGAAAGCAGCGAAAAGCAGGAGATCGAAGTGCCGGTGGTGATCGAGGATCGCAGCGGTGTGGTCGTTACCCGTGCCACGCTGCGCACCCTGATCGGACCCAAAAAGCGAGTTTCCTGA